The genomic segment TCTctgcttattgtttttttttcctgctttctCTTAttgttgtgtttgattttttggcTTTGTTATCTATTTATAAATATGTTAAGTGTAATTTACCTTAAATGTCTTTTAtctaaatgatattttagaaaaattgatatcaaaattacttaaaataCTCTTAGATAGaaggatattaaaataaaaaccatgaaatgtattttaaactgaatttttaatttaatttaggtcCAAACCCAATAAATTTGTTTGGTCATTGAGATATTTGGATCTTAGAccaaatttattgaatttttaatgtCTATGAATGCTCCTtcaagattaattttattttcataattttagtgcaataaataaatttatcttcttttaCTTAGAATTGTGATGAGATTAAAAATGTGTCCCTACTTTCAAATAGAAGTTTGagattacaaatatatttagttCAAATAATTACTTTGAAAGAGAAATTTATCTTCCAATACAACACGAACACTTACTTTATATATGTACTCTATTAATGTCTTGGAGAGATCGTAccaaatctttaaaaataaaaataattaggtaTAAAGCtcaccataaattttaaatatatgtatCGGAGGAAAGCAACAAATTAATTCCGATTCTAACATAACAAATTAATTCCGATTCCAACACAGGCTATTCCTACAACACAAATATCTTGCCACACAAATTGAAGAATCCGACTCCAACATTGATTATAGATTGTAGAGTTTCAGTTTTAACAACCATCATCCTTCCtcattttgtgtgtgtgtgtgtgtgttgttgtAACATAAAACATAATACAAGATTCTTTTgtcttcatggtatcagagtagGTTTCTAATACCTTGCTGATTAGTTGAAATTCCTATGGAAGACCCGTTCAAGATTGATGGTGTTGATGGCACCAATAGATCCTACAATATGCTGGAAAGAGAGCCAAATCCTAATCAACATTTAGGCTCAGTTTTACTAAATGAATTTAACTATCTCCCTTAGTCAAGAGTTGTGGCAATTGCTCTTGGTGGAAGATCCAAACTTGGGTATATCAATGGCCATATTAAGCCTTCCGTGTCTCTTTCACTAGCTTATGATGCTTGGCAATGCAAAGACCAACTTATTATGTCTTGGTTATTTAATTCTATGGAAAATCATATTGCTAAAATATTCAGCTACTCATAATCTTTCTTGGAACTATGGTTACAaatattttgtttcctttgtggATGATTTCTCTCGTGTTACATGGATTTATCTCTTGAAATTCAAGAGTGAAGTTgtgcatgttttttaaaatttaaatatgctAGTCATGACTCAATTTTCtacaaacataaaaattctCCGATCTAATAATGGCACTGAATACATGTCAAAAAATATGACACAATATCTAGCTACTCATGACATTTTACATCAGTCAAGTTATGTTGGCACACCTCAACAAAATGGGGTAGCTGGGCATAAAAATAGAGACCTATTGGAAAAACTAGAGCCTTAATGATACACAAGCATATTCCTAAATCATTTTGGTCTCACGGAGTGTTATCTGCAATATCTAATCAATCGACTACCTAGCCGAGTATTACATTTTAAATCACCTCTTGAAGTCTTGCAAAAACAACCACTTGATCTATCTCATTTGCGAGTATTTGGTTGCGCACTTGTTTTATTCATATACAAACTTCACATGGGGACAAGCTTGATCCAAGGACTGCTAAGTGTGTTTTATTGGGTTACTCCTCAATACAAAAGGGATTTAAATACTACCATCCTCCTTTTAAAAGATTGTTCATATCAAGAGATGTCTGATTTGAATAAAGTTCTTTATACTTTAACAAAAATCACCAAGAAGACTTGACATAATTGTTTCCCCTACCGAATGTTACTTCTATAGACTTGGCCTCTACTTCAGATACAATATCTGCTATAGACGACACTCGTCCTTTCCCTAATGGTATGGCTACAAATGAAGGGGATGTTAGTCCTTCTAATGAATGCTTTGAACATAGTCCTGCAGAGTCTAAAGTTCATGACAATAACAATCACGATAGGCACTTGTCCACCACAGCTATAAATATGCATTTTGACTCAAGAACTGTCATTCTTATCATCTCAGACTTTGAAGATGGTTTTGTTGATCAGTTTCCTCATCACCCCTCTGTTATTCCTATTACCACGGATTCTAAGGGGGATTCTGAAGGTAATCCTGCTAATTATTATCCCCTGTCACAGCCCCGTAGGAATCCAACCCGTCACCGTGCTCCTCCAACAAAGTTATAAGACTTTGTAACTTATGTAACAAGACATCCTATCTCTAATTACCTTACATATCAACATCTCTTAGCTGAACATTCTACCTTTTTTACTGCTATCTCTGATGTGCATGAACCATATAATTTTATGGAGGCAAATTCATAAAATGAATGGCGACAGGCTATACATGATGAGCTGCGAGCTCTTGATCAAAACAAAACTTGGAGTGTTGTCAAACTTTCTAAAGATAAAGATGTTGTGGGCAGTCGTTGGGTGTATAAAATCAAGTTCAGCTCAGATGGGTCTATTAACAGATACAAGACACGTCTTGTGGCTCAGGGCTATACTCAAACCTTCGGCGTAGATTACAAGGAAACTTTCACACTTGTTGCAAAAATGAACATTGTTCATGTTTTACTCTCAGTGATTGTGAATAATATATGGTTGATGTGTTAAATGGATGTTAAGAATGTCTTTTTGCATGAAAACCTTGAAGAAGAAGTCTACATGAAGTTGGCCCCCGATTACCCTCAAAATTCAGATCCTAACTTAGTGTGTCGACTTCATAAATTCATTTATGGGTTGAAGCAATCTCCACAAGCTTGGCATGCAAAATTGAGTGTTGTTCTTTAAGACATCGATTTCGAATAAAGTAATATagacttctttttatttgttcatcTTGGACCAACGACCAAAATAATGGTTCTTGTCTATGTTGATGGCCTTATTATTATGGGAAACAATGGTAAAGCAATATCTCACCTCAAGGCAACTCTGCAACAATGTTTTCCCATTAAAGACCTTGGCAATTTGAAATACTTTCTTGGGATTGAAATGACTATTTCGCATAAAGAATTATTCCTTAATCAGCGTATGTATGTTCTTGATTTGCACAAGGATGCCAAGATGACAGATGCCAAACCTGCCCCTACTCCATTTTATAGTATATTGAAGCTTGAAACAACTAGTGAACCTCTCCGGTCTATTAATTACTATTAACATCATGTTGGCAGACTCATTTATCTTACTATTACACGACCTGATATCACCTACACAGTGAGCCTTGTTAGTTAGTTCATCCATGCTTCTATAATTTTTCACTTGAGTATTGTTAAACAAATTTTGCGTTATTTAAAGGGTTTTGTTGGCCGTGGGATTGTTATGACTAACCATGGTCATACTCAGATTACTGGATATAATGATTCAGATTGGGCTGGCAATGCTATCGATCGCAAATCAACCACTGGTTTGCATGTTTGTTGGTGGTAATCTGGTTGTCTGATATAGTAAAAAGCAACATTTTGTTGCATGTTCTAGTGTTGAAGCTGAGTATCGTACAATGACATCCGCGACATGTGAATTAATTTGGCTAAAAGGTCTTCTGTCAGATCTGGGATTTTCTAGCAGAATTCCAATAACTCTGTTTTGTGATAATCAAGTTGTCATGCATATTGCAGTTAATCTTGTATTTAACGAAAGAACTAAACACATTGAAGTTTGTCATTTTATCCGTCAACAAGTTCAATCGCAGATTATCAAACCATGTTATACTCGCAATCACGATCAATTGGCTGATATATTTACAAAGGTTCTGACTTCAGCTTATTTTCATCGTCTATTATCCAAGCTTGACTCAATCAATCCCCTTGATCTAACTTGAGGGAGAGTATTGGAGGAAAGCAACAAATTAATTCTGATTCCAACACAGACTCCTCCTACAACACAGACATCTTGGCACATAAATTGCAGAATCCGACTCCAACACTAATTAGTTTTAATAGACATCATCCTTCCTcgttgtgtgtatatatatatatatacacactttcaataaaaataaagaatttgattgtctatgttattattaaattatcttaaCTGAGGAGGATGAAAATTCATGGCTATTTCTATGGTAGCTTTCGGGTTGGAGAAAAgggctttttttatattagcctttttgtttttttttctcctaattgtttctaggttattttttttagaggattttttacttcattttttcttctcttgtctttttttcaatatttttctctccaaattctctcaattttttttaatcctaacttttaaatttatgtattttgtaGGATTCAAGAATTTTGTAGTGCATTGGAACACTTCATAGCTAATGAACTTGGGGATTTAGGCGAACATTTTCAAGGGAACCCTCAGAGGCTTGGATATTTAGTGAAACTTCTTAAGGGGGATCCTTGTAATCTTAAAAACCAAGTGGTGATCCTTTTAGGTGATACCTGGTGATATGAAATTAGGTGAACCTTTTAAAAGGAGATCCCTATAAGCTTAAAAATCAGGTGGTGATTATTTTAGGTGATCCCTAGTAATATGAAATTTGATGAACCTTTTTAAAGGAATCCTTTGGAAACTTAAAACTTTAGTGAATCCTTTTGAAGGATCCTTGAAGACATTAACTTTGATGAATTCTTTTAGAGGATCATTGAGAACTTAAAACTTTAGTGAATTCTTTCAAGGGATCTATAAGATCTTGGAGGTTTAAGTATACTTGATTAGACAGATGGTTGGTAAATATTgtcttgaatcttttttttaccttattttatttgtaagaaTGACTTCTACTCCCAAAGTAAAGTCTAAGATTGTTATTAAGCATTCACATCCATTTATTTAATGGATAACTGATACTGCAAATTTTAGCCAAATGGGAAAACACATTTACTTTCAAGGAATTGATGTGAAATACCATCACAGTAGCAAGACAAAACAGCTCAAACTTGTAGTACATGAGCCCATAACATGTCATTGCAGTGTCAAAGGGATAACTCTACTTTCAGAATTGGATATGAAGACCATTAGTGAGTACCTAATAAAAGGAAGAATGATGTCAGGTGGTGTTATTGTGTCAAATCATCAACCATCTTTATGGTTTCCTTCCTATCACGATAATGAGCAAGGTGCTCCACAAGCCTATATGGCAAACTTgatcaacaaaagaaaagttATGTGGGGAAATAAACTTGATTCATGAGGAGGAATTCAATATTTTGGAGGATTTTAGGATTGGTCTATATAAGCCTACCGGGtactattaaagaaaaataacaaattagcATATGCAATCCATTTAATCTCTTTTGGTTATTATCGTTTGAATAACATGCATTGTGCACTGGTAGAGATTTAATGTCCTGTTAAGAACACCTTCTTGACTTTAAAGAGTGAAATTAGGATTTCAATTTGGGAAATGCAACATCACTGGCTTATCTAGTTTGGGAGAGTACCACGAAGAGATTGTCCCCGGTTTTAAAGAGTTCTTATATGTTGAAGGTTGAACTATGAAGAGTTAAAGCCatatttatgtgtgtgtgtgtgtgtgtgtgtgttcctcattattgtattatattatatatgtatattgaaTGTTATTCGCTCACTGAGTTGTTAAACTCACCCTCTTGTTATTTACCCTTTTCGAGTGTATAGCTTGTTTGCAGGTTACTTTTATTAGACTTCAAAACctgttattttattgtaattaatgtTATTCCATTATGTCTAGTTAGAGCTCCAcaattatgatatttatatttaactcttgtatttaaaacaattactttattttatcatgttacATGGAACTCTGTTTTGTTtattatagagagagagagagagagagagagagagagagagtttgcattttttatgtgatgttttgaaaatgaaagagaatAGGGACAGGTAACAAAGCCATTGGAGGTTTAGAAGTAGGTATAAATGAATAAGGTGTATTGTGGTAATTGAATAAAACATGAtaagtataaatagaaaaagaaatgaaaaagagGGATCTGAAATTGAGAGTGAAAAATCGGcaggagagaagaaaaaggaaagaaaagaagtgaaaagaaggaaagataaaggaaagagaagagagttagagaaaataaattttaaaagtactATTTATACTTTGATGTGTATAAATgtgttttctttagctttaattttctgtttctttgaatattagggttttgaagattttggtttgggtttgattgatgaattgattTGAATATTATGGGTTGATTGTTATGAGTAATGagttatttagttgattttggaaGATTTTAGTTAAAGATTATTTTGAGTTATGGTTTGTTTAAATGGTGAATTTGAGTCAGAAATCATGACATATCAGTAGGTGATCTGGGAAAAAATCTaagtttgaggttgaagatgatgaaatttcattttggtttctcaatttgtgaaaattacagtttagtccttgaactttgaaaaaattataaattggtCCCTGAGGCATAATTTGAGATTCTGGACAGAATTGAGGATGAATTACAGGAAAAATTCCAGTATGGCTATGAATTTATgacattttcagtttggtcctccaatttgacaaaattacAACTTAACccctaaaatttttataaaattccaaaatggtccctggagcataATTAGATATTCTGGACAGAATTGAGGGTGGATTATGGGAAAAATTTCGGTATAGTCCTGAATTTATGACATTTTTAGTTTGGTTCtccaaattaacaaaattacaatttgacccctaCAAAtctgataaaattacaaattggtCCCTAGTTGTAATATTAGCCTTTTCAGATTGgttctataaataattaaaggttatttagtgaattattatcaagtcttattatttattttcttatgaattaGATTTTGGGAAAATCGTctaatttttgggtttttgggaAAATTgactagttagttcaaaaatatatgGGGTGATGTAATAAACCCTTagttaagtgtattaaataggttgtaTGTTCTTTTCGAGTTGTTTTTGAATATGTCTCTTTTGTATttagataatcctgatattttACATGCGGGACATTAGTAAGATTTGCTTCGGTATCTGCTTTTGAGTCAGGTGAGtagataattttttcatatacatgagaaatattataaatatttgagttattaatatgaattggatcatgtttttttgataatatatatgttgattattagcATTGTTACGacaaagcatgatcaattgttgaatctgaattcttgatataaactaatatatattttgaattgacttatGAATTGATAGCTCTTTATTTGATTGATGTTATGAGTTgagccttgagatatgaatatgtctgtttgattatgattatgaacctatggtatgccAATCAGAATACTCATGTTAACATGATaatgttagtctttgtgcacatcgtatctgaaccctaattggtcgggggagtcaccaatctatgtggactgatcatcccataATACAGAGCCTCATACttattgcattttaattttctgacaagctttaccttatgatattcttgttatgacttatttgagaaaccttcatataagaacataaagccataattatatatatattccttattATTATACTATCTCATGtatgtatattgaacgttatctactcattgagttgttgaactcaccttcttattatttatcttttcaggCTTACAGCTTGCAAGCGAGTTATTTTTGTTagaccttcagaacctgctcttttgTTGTAATTTGTACTTTTCTATTATGTCTAATTAGTGCTCCACAACTATGAATTTATATTAACTCTTATATTAagataatcaaattatattatgaagttagTTTTGTTGTTACTGTttcgttgaactctgattgagttatttaaataataagttCGTATGTGAGTTTGGGTTCACATAGGTATAGAACCTTGGAGGAGAACCTTACTTATGTgtcggtcatggatccggggaTCACGTCGTGACATTTGGGTTCGCATGGGTTTGGGAACCTAGAGGGTGACCTTGTTTGTATGACGGTTATGTATCCGGGAATCGGGTTATGACAGCAACTGAGATCGACTCGAGGCAAAGATAGGAAAAAGTGGCTCATTATATAAAGTTGATTTCAATGCTCATTGTTTCCACCAACAAATTTCCTTCCTGAATTGTTCTAACATTAAGCTGGATAAATTGACTATGAACTAGAGCTTACCAAATATAAGTTGCCAACTTGGACAAAGGCTAGCTACAAGGCAGAAGCTTGCATTCATTAGTGAAAGACAGCTATCGAGGAATATGCATGATTCTGGAATGTAAATTACACTTGTAAATTTAATGTATCAGCATTAGGATCTGTGTATGCAACACATCACTATCACATTTGTGAACACATTTTGCAGAGTCAATATGTGATGTGATTAGGCATGTAAATCACACTTgtaaatttaatgatatatagAAATTATCCATGATCCACAAGAAGCTACACATATCACTTAAAATCTCCTCCCATTTCAATGAACAATAAGTAATGATCTAACTCTCATAAAATATCATTCCAGAATCTGCAATTAGAGCATAGGTTGAGAGATGAAACCGCAATGTTCGACAAATGCGTCAAGATTTCACCTGACCACAAATCTGTCAGAAGTTCGATACAAAACTCCTGCTCTACACTATATCATGACTAACACTACCTccgaaaaataaaaggaaagagttCTAGACAATTAAGAAAACTAGAAGGTAAAATTACCGTAAGAGTTTCAATGTCTGTCACCATGTGCGTTTTCTTTCCGAGTCTCGAGTACAGTACTCTCCTAGTTTTCCTTGGTTGAGTTGCCAGCCTTTCCAACATCCTCATCTCTCTTGGATAAATTAAAACCTGTCACCTCAGCTGAAGTTTCCACAATATCCATGTCGCCAGAATCAGCACCCAATCCCTATACTGGAGAAGTTTCCATGTCCGAATCTTTTTCTGCAGTTCTATCATCATCCTCAGAATCACTTTCACTGGAACTGCCATCATTCTGAAGAGACCCCACTCCAGTTTCCTCAGTTCTGACACTTGCTTCCACCATCTCAGAATCTTTACCTGGTATCCACTGCTGCAGTGGAACTGCGTCAATAATAACTTTCCCCGTTCTCAGTCTCTCTCGATAACCCTCCATTTCTATTTTGTATCTTTCTTTATCTCTAAGAGCTTTTTCCTGATAAACCTGATCAGCAGAGAAATCAATGAACTAAAAAGGTTAACGAGGAGGAATGGGGACATAAAGGATGTGCAATCATACAAGGGATATCAGAATTTCATACCGCTTTCTGAGAATCATTTATTTTGTTCCATAGCTCACCAATCATCCTACTGATCTCTCTATCCTTCCCTGGGTAAAGTGGTTTGAGTCTTGCATGCTGCtcagaaaagaagaaattgtaGCCGCTTCTGTTAGGTTTTGGATGAGCGGGGTCCCTTCTTTTTATCTCACTTTTCTTTCTACGGCGCCGGCGTCGTGTACCTGGTACAGGGTGTGTATTACCACTATTCTTGGCGGATGGTACAGGGTTTGTATTAAAACTATTGTTGGCAGACACACCATGAGGCTGCGGCACTTGCCATGATTGGTTCTGTGGTGCCTGATAAAGAACACCTTTGAGCTCCTCTGAACCTACCGTGACAGTAACAAGATACCCACCCTCAAATTTCCCATCAATTACCCCCACCACTGGAGGACTTGCAGATGATCCTGGCATTGCTACAACTGTAAGAAAGACAGCAACACCTCATTACATAGTGTGGACTTCTCATTAAATGAGCAGAGAAGACatggaaaaagaaacaaaactcgGAGAGTTTGCTAATGCCTTGctgcaacaattttttttttttttctgtttttaccACGGAAAATAGCAGATTCATAAACCAATTTTTCAGAATCATTTCCTACCATAAAAAATGTACTTCCCATGATAATTGTGAAGCATTCTGCATATTCCCAAAACAGCCATTTTAAAGCCTATTTGACATTCAATTATTTCTACATAGTATGCAATTATTGACAAGATTTTCAGCAGATCAGCAATTAAATTACTAGAGATTTGTTGAATCCATGTTTGTTAGTGGGGAAATATTCCAATCCTAGGTAAACCTTTGAGAAAAATGACAAGGCAGCAGgttgaagaaagaagagagaccTGCACGCAACTCTGcagtgtttgtgtttttttgcttGACTGCAGCTGCTTGGTATTCTGGTGACGGCTGCACAGTCACTTGAGCTGAACATTGTGATATCAATGGACTCTGCAAAGGAACTACAAAAGTAGTGTGGTGTTAAACATGAACATCCCAAACCAAGTATTGAAGAAGGGTTTCTTCAGTGCACTCACCAGGAGAGACAGGGCTCCAACTCCGAGCCTTAAAGTAGTAGAGCTGTTCATAATGTTGAAGCAAGGAACCATAGTACTTGCGCAGCACGAAAGATGCATTTGTGGCCGTAGATGGAAAGTTGAAAACAGAAGTCACTTCTTTCCATCTTTTCTCTCTAATAATCTGCAAATTCATTAGGAAAATCAATGTCACCGCGCGGCCACATGGCTAATCTTTAGAAACAATTTATTCTTTGTTTGCCAGAAATCATTATTCAATCTCAAGTAAATTTAATCTAGACTTCCTTCTTCCTAGAGGCAATTAGATTCCATTTCATAAAGAAACATTTTGgacattaaatttgaaaatgagCCACAAATTGTATTGCGCAATCAGGGTTTTGGTTTGGTGGAGGGGGTTGAGTAAGCCCTCTAACTGTGTATCATAAAATTGCGCGTTACCAATAGCTGTATCTTGCAGAAAGTCAGAAGTCAGTATCAAAGTCACCTAGGAACCAAAGGTAAATCTAGTTAAAATAGGCAAGTACATAATAACTTcataattattcaatattacGAGGTAATGACTTTTGCCAAGTCAGGTGATAGAAGACATTGCTTGAAAACATTGTGGAAGCAAAACATGCAGGAAACATATGATTTTGGCATTGCCACTGCAATAACCCTGTTCGAGAAACAGGATGCGGTAGAATCTGTAGTATCCAGAGGAAGATGAAGCGATGGTCTCTTTGAGACACATTCATAAGCTCTTAGTTTTTCAACAACTAAAGGGATATAGATTCCAAATCCACATCAGTGCTTTATATACAAGAGATTCTACATGATGCCTGCAAAAGGCAATCTAGTTTCATGAGTCTTTAAGAAAAACTTCCGTGCACCAATTCCAAAAGGATGCTCACGTGCATGACAAAACTGGTCCTTAAGTCATCCATCTacacaatttataatccaaactattcaagaaaaaatgaatCAGACAACTTAAAGCAGTTTCATGTTACCTTCTCAATACCACCACGAGACGTCACCTCCACAAAAAGCCGATGCAAGTTCAGTTCCTTGCCCGCTATAATAGGGAtcctacaataaaaaaaacacaattcggAATGCAATCATGGGACAGATAGCTCGAGGTCTAAGAAGCTATATTTTGCAATCCCCTCCCATTAACATTTTGAAACTTGATAAATTCTCGCGCTGAAAATGCAATCATCTTTATGAACTTTCCtgattggattgattgagagaGGAGTACATGCTTAAATTATTTGCAGTAAGTTTAAAAGCAACGGGCCAGATTTTAGGAAACCCTTGGTGTTTATCTTTGCATTGCAACTATAAAAAGGTCCGAAATCTaccaaaaatgaagaaattttgTTCAACTTTTCTGCTTTTTGTAATTATACTGTGCAATTAATGCCTCTCTCTTAACCTCCCAACTAACTTGTAACAAATACAAGATTAAGATTTGTCCACGACTATCGATAATGGAAATTCCAATAATTGAACTTCGTAGATGAACTAAACAGGTTTGTTACTGCAGTTACTAACTAACAGGAGTGACTTGCAATGGAGCTGACAATTGTGGAACAGGAGCATGAGACAGGAATACCAaaggatagagagagagaaaggatgACAACGAAGTGCTTGCACAGAACTTGGATCCTAGAAGCATAAACATGGCATCTAAATTACAAATggtagacaataaaaaaaacaatccctAAGAAACAGCACCAATCAGAAATGTGAAGTTTATTATGAATCTTACATGAACTTGGTTCCCATGGCTGCATGAAACTTCTCCAAAGTTTCCATAAAAAGCTTAGTGCTCACTATAACATCCTCATATGTGGCCCCAGGTGCTGGATATTGAACATAGCTCATAACTGGTTCTCTCATGGGCAGTGGACTCTGCTTAGCACAAGAAGTTGATGCCATTTCCAACTCCTTTTCAGTAACCCCACATCAGTTTGTCCTTCCCTATAAAACCATTGAAATTGTCCTATTTACACACTTCACTACAGACAAATCCAAGCAAAAAATCTAACAAAGAAAAGTGAAAGCGCAAAGAAGAAAGAGTTCAAAGAGATCAACAAACAAACAGAACTTGCAGGTGAAAGTAACTGCATGGCAGAAGATGGAATAAAAAGGAACTCATCAAGGATATTGCCAAAAAGCACAACTTTTTTTCTATCCAAAATCCAAATGGTTAAGACTTTAAAGAAACGCCATAGTAGTTTCAAGAAATGATCACAAACCCTGTAGGGAAGAAGTTGAGTAGAATTGATTAAACAGGcctaaaaggaaaataaaatcgCTATGCTGAACGCAGATAACAGTCGAgtagaaattaaaatacaatactAGTGATGCAGTAATGAAACATAAGAAACTTGTTTGATGTTCATCAACAACAACCTCAGTTGATGTAATAACTCCCAGTGACAAGGGGAAAATGCAAAGCCCAAGACAAGTGATGAATGGTACATCATTATAGCTGTCAAGGCCATGAATTTTTCCAGAGTACTACCATGAATGTAACAGCAAAAAGATAAGGTGACACACACAACCCTTTAAACTCCAGCGATGATAAAGACATGCAGATCCAAAAAAGACTTTGCTTTTTCTAAGATGGACAACAGTTTCACAGGCCTCTTACCTTGCCTGCCATTAAAGATATGGGTTGCCTAAGTAAATGCACATGCAAACACACGCGCGCGCACAAATACTTATCTTGCCTAAGTAACATGTAATGAAATCCTCTAGTTTCTTTTTGTTATCTGTTGCATTTACACGACAGTGTTGCAGAGCCAAGGTTCTGGGGGTACTTGTCCATGAATCA from the Populus nigra chromosome 1, ddPopNigr1.1, whole genome shotgun sequence genome contains:
- the LOC133684989 gene encoding high mobility group B protein 15, which encodes MASTSCAKQSPLPMREPVMSYVQYPAPGATYEDVIVSTKLFMETLEKFHAAMGTKFMIPIIAGKELNLHRLFVEVTSRGGIEKIIREKRWKEVTSVFNFPSTATNASFVLRKYYGSLLQHYEQLYYFKARSWSPVSPVPLQSPLISQCSAQVTVQPSPEYQAAAVKQKNTNTAELRAVVAMPGSSASPPVVGVIDGKFEGGYLVTVTVGSEELKGVLYQAPQNQSWQVPQPHGVSANNSFNTNPVPSAKNSGNTHPVPGTRRRRRRKKSEIKRRDPAHPKPNRSGYNFFFSEQHARLKPLYPGKDREISRMIGELWNKINDSQKAVYQEKALRDKERYKIEMEGYRERLRTGKVIIDAVPLQQWIPGKDSEMVEASVRTEETGVGSLQNDGSSSESDSEDDDRTAEKDSDMETSPV